Proteins encoded together in one Streptomyces sp. NBC_01216 window:
- a CDS encoding asparaginase, giving the protein MEWIRDDRPRRIKLISTGGTIASRWQGTGYAADASGDDVLATAARPEGIEVEVVDLFNVNSSRMTTARQLTLLRAVHEALADPGVDGIVVTHGTDTLEESAFFLDLHHSDPRPVVFTGAQRPLGTGDGDGPGNVYDALQVAASVRELGVLVVFDGVVHAARGTVKAQTLAAAAFADPSEPSLGKAGFAKVDVRRRPDRPAPLPLPQAAVDGNDGPFPRVDIVTHHSDGDPLLLNAAVAAGARGVVLVGTGAGNATPEIAEAVAEAVAQGVVVALSTRVHSGPVAEMYTGGGAVDLVAAGAVLAGTLRAGQARMALLATLLSDVAPARRDTLLRDLLNGPTRAEPALAAGGSGSRFSGTHASAAVVRKHAVLH; this is encoded by the coding sequence ATGGAATGGATCCGTGACGACAGGCCCCGCCGCATCAAGCTGATCAGCACGGGCGGCACGATAGCCAGTCGCTGGCAGGGCACCGGCTACGCCGCCGACGCCTCGGGAGACGACGTCCTGGCGACGGCGGCCCGGCCTGAGGGCATCGAGGTCGAGGTGGTCGACCTCTTCAACGTCAACAGCTCCCGCATGACCACCGCCCGCCAGCTGACCCTGCTGCGCGCGGTGCACGAGGCCCTCGCCGATCCGGGCGTCGACGGGATCGTCGTCACACACGGCACCGACACCCTGGAGGAGTCGGCCTTCTTCCTGGACCTCCATCACTCCGACCCGCGTCCGGTGGTCTTCACCGGTGCCCAGCGCCCGCTCGGCACGGGGGACGGCGACGGACCCGGGAACGTCTACGACGCGCTTCAGGTCGCGGCCTCGGTGCGCGAGCTCGGCGTACTGGTGGTCTTCGACGGTGTGGTCCACGCGGCACGTGGCACCGTGAAGGCGCAGACCCTGGCGGCGGCGGCGTTCGCCGACCCCTCCGAGCCGAGCCTCGGCAAGGCCGGCTTCGCCAAGGTGGACGTGCGGCGCCGCCCGGACCGCCCGGCTCCGCTTCCGCTGCCGCAGGCCGCCGTCGACGGGAACGACGGGCCCTTCCCCCGCGTCGACATCGTCACCCACCACAGCGACGGTGACCCGCTCCTCCTCAACGCGGCGGTCGCCGCGGGCGCCCGGGGCGTGGTGCTGGTCGGCACCGGCGCGGGCAACGCCACCCCCGAGATCGCCGAGGCCGTCGCCGAAGCCGTCGCGCAGGGCGTCGTCGTGGCCCTCAGCACCCGGGTGCACTCCGGACCGGTGGCCGAGATGTACACCGGCGGCGGCGCCGTGGACCTGGTCGCGGCGGGGGCCGTACTCGCCGGTACGCTGCGCGCCGGCCAGGCCCGGATGGCCCTCCTCGCGACCCTGCTGTCCGACGTCGCCCCCGCACGGCGCGACACGCTGCTGCGGGACCTCCTGAACGGCCCGACCCGTGCGGAACCTGCCCTGGCTGCCGGCGGGTCGGGCTCACGCTTCTCCGGAACCCACGCCTCGGCCGCGGTCGTCCGGAAGCACGCCGTCCTCCACTGA
- a CDS encoding LLM class F420-dependent oxidoreductase codes for MDLRIFTEPQQGAAYDTLLTVAKATEDLGFDAFFRSDHYVSMGSADGLPGPTDAWITLAGLARETRRIRLGTLMTAGTFRLPGVLAIQVAQVDQMSGGRVELGLGAGWFEEEHRAYGIPFPKERFARLEEQLAIVTGLWETEVGKTFSFEGEHYRLRDSPALPKPAQSRVPVLIGGHGAVRTPRLAARYADEFNIPFASLEESERQFGRVRTAAEAAGRRAGDLVYSNALVVCVGKDDAEVARRAAAIGREVEELKANGLAGSPAEVVDKLGRYAAIGSSRVYLQVLDLDDLDHLELISAQVRTQLG; via the coding sequence ATGGATCTTCGCATTTTCACCGAGCCCCAGCAGGGGGCCGCGTACGACACTTTGCTCACCGTCGCCAAGGCCACCGAGGATCTCGGCTTCGACGCCTTTTTCCGGTCCGACCACTACGTCAGCATGGGCTCCGCCGACGGACTGCCCGGTCCGACGGACGCCTGGATCACCCTGGCCGGTCTCGCGCGGGAGACCCGCCGAATCCGCCTCGGCACGCTGATGACCGCCGGCACCTTCCGCCTTCCGGGCGTCCTCGCCATCCAGGTCGCCCAGGTCGACCAGATGTCGGGCGGCCGGGTCGAACTGGGCCTGGGGGCCGGCTGGTTCGAAGAGGAACACCGGGCTTACGGGATTCCCTTCCCCAAGGAGCGGTTCGCCCGGCTGGAGGAGCAGCTCGCGATCGTCACCGGTCTGTGGGAGACGGAGGTGGGCAAGACGTTCTCCTTCGAGGGAGAGCACTACCGGCTCCGGGACTCGCCCGCCCTGCCCAAGCCGGCCCAGTCCCGGGTACCGGTCCTCATCGGCGGGCACGGCGCGGTCCGTACGCCGCGGCTGGCCGCCCGGTACGCGGACGAGTTCAACATCCCCTTCGCCTCCCTGGAGGAGAGCGAGCGCCAGTTCGGACGCGTCCGGACCGCGGCCGAGGCCGCCGGGCGGCGGGCCGGTGACCTGGTGTACTCGAACGCGCTGGTGGTCTGCGTCGGCAAGGACGACGCCGAGGTGGCGCGCCGGGCGGCGGCCATCGGCCGCGAGGTCGAGGAGCTGAAGGCGAACGGCCTGGCGGGATCGCCGGCGGAGGTCGTCGACAAGCTCGGCCGGTACGCGGCGATCGGCTCCTCCCGGGTCTATCTCCAGGTCCTCGACCTGGACGATCTGGACCATCTCGAGCTGATCTCCGCACAGGTCCGGACCCAGCTCGGCTGA
- a CDS encoding nucleotide pyrophosphohydrolase, translating to MTEPDVAGLQRRLAEFATAREWQPYHTPKNLASALSVEAAELLEIFQWLTPDEANRVMEDPSSAHRVTDEVADVLAYLLQFCGVLGVDPLVALSEKIDRNELRFPVRRRPDGVGSREGGDRHSAE from the coding sequence GTGACTGAACCGGATGTAGCGGGATTGCAGCGCCGACTGGCGGAGTTCGCGACGGCGCGGGAGTGGCAGCCTTACCACACGCCCAAGAACCTGGCCTCCGCCCTCAGTGTCGAGGCGGCCGAACTCCTGGAGATCTTCCAGTGGTTGACGCCGGACGAGGCGAACCGGGTGATGGAGGACCCGTCGTCGGCGCACCGGGTCACGGACGAGGTCGCGGACGTCCTGGCGTACCTCCTCCAGTTCTGCGGCGTCCTCGGCGTCGACCCCTTGGTCGCGCTGTCGGAGAAGATCGACAGGAACGAACTCCGCTTCCCCGTACGGCGGCGGCCGGACGGGGTGGGCTCCCGGGAAGGCGGTGATCGTCACTCTGCGGAGTGA
- a CDS encoding DUF6099 family protein, giving the protein MDAERLVATGRHALAESRTALDIVAEAWQAQALAQAIGSHLALRGPLELRSEARALSETGGGRGVLEYPVLGTGGPRAAQLTEVADARAALTALGELLGEVGIALVGVACATDEEGLYWQCIEAIDAADESNDRVRGMLRRLAVRERDRPPDAAWGFAGPAAGRS; this is encoded by the coding sequence ATGGATGCGGAGCGACTCGTCGCGACCGGCAGGCACGCGCTGGCGGAGAGCCGGACAGCGCTGGACATCGTGGCGGAGGCATGGCAGGCCCAGGCCCTCGCCCAGGCGATAGGGAGTCACCTCGCGCTGCGCGGGCCGCTGGAGCTTCGGAGTGAGGCGAGGGCGCTGAGCGAGACCGGTGGCGGGCGCGGGGTGCTGGAGTACCCCGTGCTCGGTACGGGCGGGCCGCGGGCCGCCCAGCTGACCGAAGTCGCGGACGCGCGGGCGGCCTTGACCGCACTCGGCGAGCTCCTCGGCGAGGTGGGGATCGCGCTCGTCGGGGTGGCCTGCGCCACCGACGAGGAGGGTCTCTACTGGCAGTGCATCGAGGCGATCGACGCGGCCGACGAGTCGAACGACCGGGTGCGCGGGATGCTGCGCCGGCTCGCCGTGCGGGAGCGGGACCGGCCGCCCGACGCGGCCTGGGGCTTCGCGGGACCGGCGGCGGGACGGTCGTGA
- a CDS encoding Lrp/AsnC family transcriptional regulator — translation MDRIDAQILRELQEDGRLTNLDLAQRVGLSASACMRRVRQLEQDGVIQGYRAVIDPEAVGRGFEVLVSIEVRRDRETVEAFEEALQDIPDVIEAYRLFGSPGCLLRIAVADLAAYERLWIERLTSLAGVTEVNSQIIMKRVKEPRGLPVPR, via the coding sequence ATGGATCGAATCGACGCACAAATCTTGCGCGAGCTCCAGGAGGACGGCCGGCTGACCAACCTGGATCTGGCCCAGCGGGTCGGGCTGAGCGCCTCCGCCTGCATGCGGCGGGTGCGGCAGCTGGAGCAGGACGGCGTCATCCAGGGGTACCGGGCGGTGATCGACCCGGAGGCCGTCGGCCGGGGGTTCGAGGTGCTGGTCTCCATCGAGGTCCGGCGCGACCGGGAGACCGTCGAGGCGTTCGAGGAGGCGCTCCAGGACATCCCGGACGTCATCGAGGCGTACCGGCTGTTCGGCAGTCCGGGCTGCCTCCTGCGCATCGCCGTCGCCGACCTCGCCGCGTACGAACGCCTCTGGATCGAACGGCTGACGTCCCTCGCCGGAGTCACCGAGGTCAACTCGCAGATCATCATGAAGCGGGTCAAGGAACCGCGCGGCCTGCCGGTCCCGCGCTGA
- a CDS encoding cell division protein SepF has product MSRYERYDVTDEQWEGLAQVVPLRGRDEWPSRVDHHPIPEEYAYAEQRRMVVLRVQVFADAREVAEYLVAQIPVLLDLTAADTEVAKRILDFSSGVVFGLGSVMHRVDRNVFLLAPAGTEVEGAQAAGDDETESAVPRS; this is encoded by the coding sequence ATGAGTAGGTACGAGAGGTACGACGTCACCGACGAGCAGTGGGAGGGCCTCGCGCAGGTCGTGCCCCTGCGCGGCCGTGACGAATGGCCGTCCAGGGTCGACCACCACCCGATCCCCGAGGAGTACGCGTACGCGGAACAGCGCCGGATGGTGGTGCTGCGGGTGCAGGTCTTCGCCGACGCCCGCGAGGTCGCCGAGTACCTCGTCGCGCAGATTCCCGTCCTGCTGGACCTGACCGCAGCGGACACCGAAGTCGCCAAGCGCATCCTGGACTTCAGCAGCGGTGTCGTGTTCGGGCTCGGCAGCGTCATGCACCGGGTGGACCGGAACGTCTTCCTGCTGGCCCCGGCCGGCACCGAGGTCGAGGGCGCCCAGGCGGCCGGGGATGACGAGACGGAGTCCGCCGTCCCTCGATCGTAG
- a CDS encoding ATP-binding protein gives MDSPGGFPSGHVLDDSSPPRSSRSGTPSPTPPPFPRGAATAARDLAATDEEHDTHTAQGRPGERCERPPARPVVTELRLSAFASHRGVVHPLAPVTLFAGASGSGKSTALAAYEALARLGSGDDLALVFPDPAGCVPEGARPDAQGRRGFRVGCTVDGPAGPVRLDVAVQAEPRLRIVGERLTCRGRTLLTTALRDPGRSTVQAEWHTAGATPVTRAPLPDDLLGTALLPLRVAGKTQGQLDVLAAAEQVVVALRSVFACDPLPSRMRAPVPAGEGRLRRGCDNLAEVLHRTRTDCPRRHARLASVADAGCAGPVTALGVEDLPDATVRAVLERTPGWATGPRPAAVTPLGRLGDGELRYLALALVLLTGPGVLAMDELAEVPAAMRALTVLADGFDLSLDRRQFRALLGLAATICADGHIRLVGTVGDAFTADAREVTGVSVVDLDRD, from the coding sequence ATGGATTCCCCCGGTGGCTTCCCGTCCGGCCACGTACTCGACGACTCGTCCCCACCCCGGTCCTCCCGTTCCGGAACACCCTCCCCCACGCCGCCGCCGTTCCCGCGCGGCGCCGCCACGGCCGCGCGGGACCTGGCGGCCACCGACGAGGAGCACGACACCCACACGGCCCAGGGCCGGCCGGGCGAGCGCTGCGAACGCCCGCCCGCCCGCCCGGTGGTGACCGAACTGCGCCTCTCCGCCTTCGCCTCCCACCGAGGCGTCGTCCATCCGCTGGCCCCGGTGACCCTCTTCGCGGGAGCCAGCGGCAGCGGCAAATCCACCGCCCTCGCGGCGTACGAGGCGCTGGCCCGGCTCGGCTCCGGCGACGACCTGGCGCTCGTGTTCCCCGATCCGGCCGGGTGCGTGCCCGAGGGGGCCAGGCCCGACGCCCAGGGACGGCGTGGATTCCGCGTCGGCTGCACCGTCGACGGCCCGGCCGGCCCGGTCCGCCTCGACGTCGCCGTCCAGGCCGAACCCCGCCTCCGTATCGTCGGCGAACGTCTCACCTGCCGGGGTCGCACGCTGCTCACCACGGCGCTCCGCGACCCCGGCCGCAGCACCGTCCAGGCCGAGTGGCACACCGCGGGCGCCACCCCCGTCACCCGGGCACCGCTGCCCGACGACCTGTTGGGCACCGCGCTCCTCCCGCTCCGGGTCGCCGGCAAGACCCAGGGGCAGCTCGACGTCCTGGCCGCCGCCGAGCAGGTGGTGGTCGCTCTGCGCTCCGTGTTCGCCTGCGACCCCCTGCCTTCCCGGATGCGGGCCCCCGTGCCCGCCGGGGAAGGGCGGCTCCGGCGCGGCTGCGACAACCTCGCCGAGGTGCTGCACCGCACCCGGACCGACTGCCCGCGCCGCCACGCCCGGCTGGCCTCGGTGGCCGACGCCGGCTGCGCGGGACCCGTCACGGCGCTCGGGGTGGAGGACCTGCCCGACGCGACGGTACGGGCGGTGCTGGAGCGGACCCCGGGGTGGGCGACGGGGCCCCGCCCCGCCGCCGTGACGCCGCTGGGCCGGCTCGGCGACGGCGAACTGCGCTATCTGGCGCTCGCCCTCGTCCTGCTCACCGGACCGGGCGTGCTCGCCATGGACGAGCTCGCGGAGGTGCCGGCGGCGATGCGGGCGCTGACGGTCCTGGCCGACGGCTTCGACCTGAGCCTGGACCGGCGCCAGTTCCGCGCGCTGCTCGGCCTCGCCGCGACCATCTGCGCCGACGGGCACATCCGGCTGGTCGGCACGGTCGGGGACGCCTTCACGGCGGACGCCCGGGAGGTGACGGGGGTCTCGGTGGTAGACCTGGACCGTGACTGA